In a single window of the Bacteroides acidifaciens genome:
- a CDS encoding S24 family peptidase, translated as MDTNLDVTGIIKRAKQVLGLKRDSELAEYLGVSRATVTNWAARNSIDFKLLLDKFGDKVDYNWLLLGKGSPVHQPRFCESELARGEVEIIHNPKAVEPVDDRSVTLYDITAAANLKTLFTNKQQYALGKILIPNISVCDGAVYVNGDSMYPILKSGDIIGYKEISSFENVIYGEIYLVSFMIDGDEYLAVKYVNRSDKEGCIKLVSYNTHHEPMDIPFASINAMAIVKFSIRRHMMM; from the coding sequence ATGGATACAAATTTAGATGTCACAGGCATCATCAAGCGTGCCAAACAGGTGTTAGGCCTGAAAAGAGACAGCGAACTGGCTGAATACTTGGGAGTTTCGAGAGCGACAGTTACTAATTGGGCAGCACGAAACAGCATAGACTTCAAGCTGTTGCTTGACAAGTTCGGCGACAAAGTGGACTACAACTGGCTGCTGTTGGGGAAAGGAAGCCCCGTGCACCAGCCGAGATTCTGCGAAAGCGAACTGGCAAGGGGAGAAGTGGAGATTATACACAATCCGAAAGCAGTGGAACCGGTAGACGACCGGAGCGTGACGTTATACGACATCACTGCAGCGGCAAACCTGAAAACATTGTTCACCAACAAGCAGCAGTACGCGCTGGGGAAGATATTGATTCCGAATATTTCCGTCTGCGACGGGGCGGTGTATGTAAACGGGGACAGCATGTATCCCATACTGAAATCGGGGGACATCATCGGATACAAGGAAATCAGCAGTTTCGAAAACGTCATCTACGGGGAAATATACCTGGTGTCGTTCATGATTGACGGAGACGAGTATCTGGCGGTGAAATACGTCAACCGCTCGGACAAGGAAGGGTGCATCAAGCTGGTGAGTTACAATACGCATCACGAGCCGATGGATATCCCGTTCGCGTCCATCAATGCGATGGCAATCGTGAAGTTCTCGATTCGCAGGCACATGATGATGTAA
- a CDS encoding DUF4373 domain-containing protein — protein MARIKKKGLDYFPLNTDFIHDRAVRRLMKREGDSSLGILIEVLSYIYAGEGYYVDADRLFYEDLSAGLYEKSADDVERVIRLAVEYGLFDSGLFERERILTSVEIQRQYLFSTRRRSVSPLEAAYCLLVNEEVADNKTGAGDKSPAESGKTELEESITGDDNVTFIPENVTSSTHSIAQNSTAEHSKEHPLFNSPLETAGEKAGRKKEREEISSASSCGGEGSGSVKQKQCTQRKCTQNYTQETIGMLSPPADGTSRNYAGLLDNLRSYGIPPSEQYAIILKSNFGAIGGAVWRGIATLRGSGGKIKLPGRYLLSVVNRRE, from the coding sequence ATGGCAAGAATAAAGAAAAAGGGACTTGACTATTTCCCATTGAATACAGATTTTATCCATGACCGTGCCGTCCGTCGCCTGATGAAGCGTGAGGGCGACTCGTCGCTTGGTATTTTGATTGAAGTGCTTTCGTATATCTATGCCGGAGAGGGGTATTACGTGGATGCAGACCGTTTGTTTTATGAAGACCTCTCGGCAGGTCTCTATGAGAAGAGTGCGGATGATGTGGAGCGTGTTATCCGGCTCGCAGTGGAATACGGTCTGTTCGATAGCGGCCTTTTTGAACGTGAACGCATTCTGACTTCCGTCGAGATACAACGGCAGTATCTTTTCAGCACCCGCCGTCGGAGCGTTTCTCCTCTGGAAGCGGCGTATTGTTTGCTTGTCAATGAGGAAGTCGCTGATAACAAGACAGGTGCGGGAGATAAATCACCTGCCGAGTCTGGAAAAACGGAACTTGAGGAAAGCATTACCGGGGATGATAATGTAACATTTATCCCTGAAAATGTAACATCAAGTACACATAGCATAGCACAGAATAGCACAGCAGAGCACAGCAAAGAACACCCCCTCTTCAATTCTCCCCTGGAAACGGCAGGGGAGAAGGCTGGGAGGAAGAAGGAAAGAGAGGAGATTTCTTCTGCAAGTTCCTGTGGTGGAGAGGGTTCCGGTTCCGTCAAGCAGAAACAATGTACGCAAAGAAAATGTACGCAGAATTATACGCAGGAAACTATCGGCATGCTTTCTCCCCCTGCTGACGGGACGTCACGCAACTATGCGGGGTTGCTTGATAATCTCCGGAGTTACGGCATTCCTCCCTCGGAGCAATATGCGATAATTCTGAAAAGTAACTTCGGTGCTATTGGCGGTGCGGTGTGGCGTGGAATTGCCACGCTGCGTGGCAGCGGTGGGAAAATAAAACTTCCCGGGCGCTATCTCCTGAGTGTTGTCAACAGGAGGGAATAG
- a CDS encoding Imm65 family immunity protein: MRNIFFNLMFLFVMVGCAQPTLNKIQQTVKDQAGLLVDSGLIVNKYVILYELAINDSNHIYQIQASDCPAWGLDYPSKIVQYKDRYFCFIELDEFPMSTDVMIEQTGYSGNLNMEGGGGETWILVVSKRGEKKKLIDISLLEPGWVTYFNIKELWPYFSGYVKGGKVQMGVISHDVELNDFSLHCNVDSLEQKLLWDEEREWTMIKEIYGEMYFKNNTDSTVSVSSETIRHYAVVNNHDSLYLSLCDSLPIILEPNEYKIINYKSLPHQECFFKNIALEKDSWGYLYNLFCNSTYCLLDVAGENMQKKIMFHDIGNYGFDVSNHRGIYLRILNHGIYDKKGTDTFRFRFWVDKWDITDDAEKERIWNESEKNFERNVERIRNRK, encoded by the coding sequence ATGAGAAATATATTCTTTAATTTGATGTTTTTATTTGTTATGGTAGGCTGTGCGCAGCCTACTCTTAACAAGATTCAGCAAACAGTGAAAGATCAAGCAGGTTTGTTGGTGGACAGTGGACTGATAGTCAATAAGTATGTGATATTATATGAACTGGCAATAAATGATTCCAATCATATTTATCAAATTCAGGCTTCTGATTGTCCTGCATGGGGATTGGATTATCCTTCAAAGATTGTTCAATATAAGGACAGGTATTTTTGTTTCATAGAATTGGATGAATTTCCAATGTCTACAGATGTAATGATAGAACAAACGGGTTATTCCGGTAATCTAAATATGGAAGGCGGCGGAGGGGAAACGTGGATATTAGTGGTTTCCAAACGTGGCGAAAAGAAGAAACTGATAGATATTTCGTTACTTGAACCGGGTTGGGTTACGTACTTTAATATAAAGGAATTGTGGCCTTATTTTTCTGGGTATGTGAAAGGGGGAAAGGTGCAGATGGGAGTTATCTCTCATGATGTTGAACTGAATGATTTCTCTTTACATTGTAACGTGGATAGTCTGGAACAGAAACTGCTTTGGGATGAAGAGCGAGAGTGGACGATGATAAAAGAGATTTATGGAGAGATGTATTTCAAAAACAATACCGATTCTACCGTTTCTGTGTCATCGGAAACGATAAGACATTATGCTGTTGTGAATAATCATGATAGCTTGTATTTATCGCTTTGTGATTCTTTGCCTATTATTTTAGAACCTAATGAATATAAAATAATCAATTATAAAAGTCTTCCTCATCAAGAATGTTTTTTTAAAAATATAGCATTGGAAAAAGATAGTTGGGGATATCTCTATAATTTGTTTTGCAATTCTACTTATTGTCTTTTGGATGTAGCCGGAGAGAATATGCAAAAGAAAATAATGTTTCATGATATAGGTAATTATGGATTTGATGTTAGCAACCATCGTGGGATTTATCTGCGAATATTAAATCACGGCATATATGATAAAAAGGGTACGGATACGTTCAGGTTTAGATTTTGGGTTGATAAATGGGATATCACAGATGATGCAGAGAAAGAAAGAATTTGGAATGAGTCAGAAAAAAACTTTGAGAGAAATGTAGAGAGAATAAGAAATAGAAAATGA
- a CDS encoding glycosyl hydrolase family 95 catalytic domain-containing protein — protein sequence MKKLYPLILCTLFSLSALSIETVDYTQGLSVWFDTPNNLDGQAIWLHASGTGTNPDKAWESRSLPIGNGSLGANIMGSISAERITLNEKTLWKGGPNTAKGAEYYWDVNKQSAGVLKEIRQAFLDGDSKKAGYLTQENFNGLGAYEEKDETPFRFGAFTTMGELYVETGLSEINMSNYRRILSLDSAMAVVQFDKDGIRYQRKYFISYPDSVMVMKFTADKGGKQNLVLSYCPNSEAKSHMERDGNDGLVYTGVLNNNGMKFAFRIKAVHKGGTLKAENDRIIVKDADEVVFLLTADTDYKMNFAPDFKDPKAYVGNDPSQTTLAMMDNALKKGYDELYRNHEADYTALFNRVRFEINPEIGSPNLPTYKRLANYKKGTPDYQLEQLYYQFGRYLLIASSRPGNMPANLQGLWHNNTDGPWRVDYHNNINIQMNYWPACPTNLPECTWPLIDFIRSLVKPGEKTAQAYFNARGWTASISANIFGFTAPLSSKSMEWNLNPTAGPWLATHIWEYYDYTRDTKFLKEIGYDLIKSSAQFAVDHLWHKPDGTYTAAPSTSPEHGPVDEGVTFAHAVVREILLDAIQASKVLGTDAKERKQWENVLTKLVPYRIGRYGQLLEWSTDIDDPKDEHRHVNHLFGLHPGHTISPVTTPELAQAARVVLEHRGDGATGWSMGWKLNQWARLQDGNHAYKLYGNLLKNGTLDNLWDTHAPFQIDGNFGSTAGITEMLLQSHMGFIQLLPALPDAWANGSISGICAKGNFEVSISWKEGQLEKATIQSKSGIPCNVRYGDKTLKFNTVKGKKYEITLKGDRLAVL from the coding sequence ATGAAAAAACTCTACCCACTTATCCTTTGCACTCTTTTTTCGCTTTCCGCATTGTCCATTGAAACGGTGGATTACACTCAGGGACTTTCCGTATGGTTCGATACTCCCAACAATCTGGACGGACAAGCTATCTGGCTACACGCTTCCGGCACAGGGACAAATCCGGACAAAGCATGGGAAAGCCGTTCGCTACCTATCGGGAATGGTAGTCTGGGAGCGAATATCATGGGGTCCATATCCGCAGAACGCATCACACTGAATGAAAAGACCCTTTGGAAAGGGGGACCGAATACTGCTAAGGGCGCCGAATATTATTGGGACGTCAACAAACAGTCGGCAGGCGTACTGAAAGAAATCCGGCAGGCTTTCTTGGACGGGGATTCTAAAAAGGCGGGGTATCTCACCCAGGAAAACTTCAACGGGCTGGGAGCTTATGAAGAAAAAGACGAGACTCCGTTCCGCTTCGGCGCTTTTACCACTATGGGAGAGCTTTATGTGGAAACTGGGCTCAGTGAAATCAATATGAGCAATTACCGCCGCATCCTGTCATTGGATTCGGCGATGGCTGTGGTGCAATTTGACAAGGACGGGATACGGTATCAACGGAAATACTTCATATCCTATCCGGACAGCGTTATGGTCATGAAGTTTACTGCCGACAAAGGCGGGAAACAGAATCTTGTGCTTAGCTATTGTCCCAACAGCGAAGCGAAAAGCCATATGGAAAGAGACGGAAACGACGGGTTGGTCTATACCGGAGTCCTCAATAACAATGGAATGAAATTCGCCTTCCGAATCAAAGCTGTCCACAAAGGAGGGACACTGAAAGCGGAAAACGACCGGATTATTGTGAAAGATGCCGACGAAGTGGTATTCCTGCTTACCGCAGACACCGATTATAAGATGAACTTTGCCCCGGATTTCAAAGACCCGAAAGCCTACGTCGGCAACGACCCGTCACAAACGACTTTGGCAATGATGGACAATGCCCTGAAAAAAGGTTATGACGAGCTTTACCGTAATCACGAAGCGGATTATACCGCGCTGTTCAATCGGGTACGTTTCGAAATTAATCCGGAAATAGGCAGTCCCAACCTGCCGACCTACAAACGACTGGCTAACTATAAGAAAGGTACACCGGACTATCAGCTCGAGCAATTATACTATCAATTCGGACGTTATCTGCTCATAGCCAGCTCACGCCCCGGCAACATGCCCGCCAACCTGCAAGGACTGTGGCACAACAATACCGATGGCCCGTGGCGGGTAGATTATCACAATAACATCAACATTCAAATGAACTACTGGCCTGCGTGCCCCACCAATCTTCCGGAATGTACATGGCCTTTGATAGACTTTATACGCAGCCTGGTGAAACCCGGTGAAAAGACAGCACAAGCCTATTTCAACGCCCGCGGGTGGACAGCGTCCATCTCTGCCAACATCTTCGGATTTACGGCTCCCTTATCCAGCAAATCCATGGAATGGAACCTGAATCCTACCGCCGGTCCGTGGCTTGCCACGCACATCTGGGAATATTATGATTATACCCGTGACACGAAATTCTTAAAGGAAATCGGTTACGACCTTATCAAAAGCAGCGCACAGTTTGCGGTAGACCACTTGTGGCACAAGCCCGACGGGACTTACACCGCCGCTCCTTCCACCTCTCCCGAACACGGCCCGGTGGACGAGGGAGTCACCTTTGCGCATGCCGTAGTACGAGAGATATTACTGGACGCCATCCAGGCAAGCAAGGTGCTCGGAACGGACGCCAAGGAACGCAAGCAATGGGAAAACGTATTGACTAAACTCGTTCCTTACCGTATAGGACGCTACGGTCAGTTGTTGGAATGGTCCACCGACATAGATGACCCGAAAGATGAGCACCGCCACGTCAACCACCTGTTCGGATTGCATCCGGGACACACTATCTCTCCTGTGACTACCCCCGAACTTGCACAAGCCGCCAGAGTGGTACTGGAACATCGCGGAGACGGCGCTACCGGTTGGAGCATGGGCTGGAAGCTCAACCAATGGGCACGACTACAGGACGGAAACCATGCGTATAAACTATACGGCAACCTGCTGAAAAACGGTACACTGGACAATCTGTGGGACACCCACGCACCTTTCCAGATTGACGGGAACTTCGGCAGTACGGCTGGAATAACCGAGATGTTATTGCAGAGCCATATGGGATTCATCCAATTACTCCCTGCTTTGCCGGACGCATGGGCAAACGGCTCGATAAGCGGAATCTGCGCCAAAGGGAATTTTGAGGTTTCCATCTCCTGGAAAGAGGGACAACTGGAGAAAGCTACCATCCAGTCCAAATCCGGAATCCCCTGTAACGTAAGATATGGAGACAAGACGCTCAAATTCAATACCGTAAAAGGGAAAAAATACGAAATCACTTTAAAAGGGGACAGATTGGCTGTATTATAA
- a CDS encoding smalltalk protein produces MKKSVWDMILKVVIAVASAVAGVLGANAMNL; encoded by the coding sequence ATGAAGAAATCCGTATGGGATATGATCCTGAAAGTGGTTATCGCAGTGGCTTCGGCCGTGGCAGGCGTTTTGGGCGCTAATGCGATGAATCTGTAA
- a CDS encoding RHS repeat-associated core domain-containing protein — MNLLRKLVLACMLLVAGMNLFAQESAYAYDANGNLTKDLNKNIVDIQYNCLNLPSRIVFRNGDNISNVYSGDGTKLRTVQVIGGDTLTTDYCGNAIYENGVLVRLMTDVGYIAMSDTSYHYFIKDHQGNVRVVADEDGNVEEVNDYYPFGGLMSTSSRRSVQPYKYNGKELETAGGLNWYDYGARRYDPVLGRWNGVDPSCEKHYSWSPYTYCKNNPVLRVDPDGKDDYTINGRGKLFRTPIVGSTYDRLILNKDKNISIVVYDKGLLSGMYAMQKAGKNQGTESYHSTVNLDDAVAVFKFGADNTKPEWKLDIYDDGGSKTAIVGTSGREGSVFSDVQDKLGVKGDKVVDLHSHPYNKVASDNDMRNLKINTGAIYNRDEKELFFYNSKKSRIENETSTISTSSELLKRLNDKFMK, encoded by the coding sequence ATGAATTTATTACGGAAATTGGTATTGGCGTGCATGTTGCTCGTCGCAGGAATGAATCTGTTTGCGCAGGAGTCTGCCTACGCTTATGATGCAAACGGTAATCTGACAAAAGATTTGAATAAGAACATTGTTGATATTCAATATAATTGTTTAAATTTGCCAAGTCGGATAGTCTTTAGGAATGGAGACAATATATCCAATGTATACAGTGGTGACGGAACCAAGTTGCGTACGGTACAGGTTATTGGCGGAGATACGCTGACAACGGATTATTGTGGCAATGCGATCTATGAAAACGGGGTGCTGGTGCGGTTGATGACCGATGTAGGATATATTGCGATGTCGGATACGAGCTATCATTACTTTATCAAGGACCATCAGGGGAATGTGCGTGTCGTTGCGGATGAAGATGGTAACGTAGAGGAAGTGAATGATTATTACCCATTCGGGGGATTGATGTCTACGAGTTCCCGACGGAGTGTCCAGCCGTATAAGTATAATGGGAAAGAACTGGAGACAGCGGGCGGGCTGAACTGGTATGACTACGGTGCCAGACGGTATGATCCTGTGCTGGGGAGGTGGAACGGAGTAGACCCGTCCTGTGAGAAACACTACAGTTGGAGTCCTTATACTTATTGTAAGAATAATCCGGTGTTGAGGGTGGATCCGGATGGGAAGGATGATTATACGATAAATGGCAGGGGGAAACTTTTTAGAACTCCGATAGTCGGTTCCACTTATGATAGGTTGATTTTGAATAAAGATAAGAACATATCAATTGTTGTATATGACAAGGGGCTACTTTCAGGAATGTATGCTATGCAAAAGGCTGGTAAGAATCAGGGAACAGAATCCTACCATTCAACGGTAAATCTTGATGATGCGGTAGCTGTTTTTAAATTTGGTGCAGACAATACCAAACCAGAATGGAAACTGGATATATACGATGACGGAGGGAGTAAAACTGCTATTGTGGGTACTTCTGGCAGAGAAGGTAGTGTTTTTTCGGATGTGCAAGATAAGTTGGGGGTTAAAGGTGATAAAGTTGTGGATCTGCATTCGCATCCGTATAATAAAGTAGCTTCTGATAATGATATGAGGAATTTGAAAATCAATACTGGTGCCATTTATAATAGAGATGAAAAAGAACTTTTCTTTTATAATAGTAAAAAATCCCGTATTGAGAATGAGACTTCTACAATAAGTACAAGTAGTGAACTGTTGAAAAGGTTGAATGATAAATTTATGAAGTAA
- a CDS encoding HU family DNA-binding protein, which produces MPVLYGSFQSVLKDKNGKQLFYPRVLRTGNVSTSQLSKEIAAYSSLSPGDVKNTLDNLVTVVSQHLQSSESVTLDGFGTFRLVMKSNGKGVESADEVSASQASLTVRFLPCSTRHLDGTMATRSLVTGARCVRFDRADASASDGGNSGNPDGGGADGGETPDPDPAA; this is translated from the coding sequence ATGCCAGTATTGTATGGTTCATTTCAGTCCGTTCTGAAAGACAAAAACGGAAAACAACTGTTTTATCCCCGTGTGCTTCGCACAGGTAATGTAAGTACTTCACAACTCTCTAAAGAGATAGCGGCTTATTCATCCCTTTCTCCGGGTGACGTGAAGAATACGTTGGACAACCTGGTGACGGTAGTCAGCCAGCATCTCCAGTCATCGGAGAGCGTGACGCTTGACGGATTCGGCACGTTCCGCCTGGTGATGAAGTCGAATGGCAAAGGCGTCGAGAGTGCCGACGAAGTCTCCGCCTCACAGGCCTCGCTGACAGTCCGCTTTCTTCCTTGCTCCACTCGTCATCTGGATGGCACCATGGCTACCCGTTCGTTGGTGACAGGCGCACGATGCGTACGTTTCGACCGTGCCGATGCTTCGGCTTCGGATGGCGGAAATAGCGGTAACCCCGACGGTGGCGGAGCTGACGGCGGGGAAACACCGGACCCGGATCCGGCAGCATAG
- a CDS encoding N-acetylmuramoyl-L-alanine amidase: MRIINLIVVHCSATRGDCTLSPEALDLMHRRRGFNGTGYHYYIRKDGTLHLTRPLERIGAHVKGFNAHSIGICYEGGLDCRGRPADTRTPAQRSTLRLLVGQLQERFPGCRVCGHRDLSPDLNGNGEIEPEEWIKQCPCFDVAKEFKEFKNYKEFKDSGESTAQAENMDEHRVTQHIKEQKGGKLWQ, encoded by the coding sequence ATGCGAATTATCAATTTAATCGTGGTGCATTGCAGCGCCACGCGGGGGGATTGTACACTCTCACCGGAAGCTTTGGACTTGATGCACCGGCGTCGCGGGTTCAACGGAACAGGCTATCATTATTACATCCGCAAGGATGGAACGCTGCACCTCACCCGTCCCCTCGAACGCATCGGAGCCCACGTGAAAGGCTTCAACGCTCACTCGATAGGTATCTGCTATGAAGGCGGTCTGGACTGCCGGGGACGCCCGGCAGATACCCGGACTCCGGCACAGCGCTCCACGCTCCGGCTGCTCGTCGGGCAGCTACAGGAGAGATTCCCCGGCTGTCGGGTGTGCGGACACCGCGACCTCTCGCCGGATCTCAATGGGAATGGTGAGATAGAACCGGAAGAGTGGATTAAACAGTGTCCGTGCTTCGATGTGGCAAAGGAATTCAAGGAGTTCAAGAATTATAAGGAATTCAAGGATTCCGGAGAATCCACAGCACAGGCGGAGAACATGGACGAACACAGAGTAACACAACACATAAAAGAACAGAAAGGAGGTAAATTATGGCAATGA
- a CDS encoding RHS repeat-associated core domain-containing protein, protein MACIFLVAGMNLFAQESAYAYAANGNLTKDLNKNVVDIQYNCLNLPSRIELGNGNSVSYLYAANGTKLRTTYVIGNDTTVTDYCGNLIYENGVAKTLLVEGGYVSLSDRKYHFYFQDHQGNVRVVADEDGNVEEVNDYYPFGGLMSTSSRRSVQPYKYNGKELETAGGLNWYDYGARRYDPVLGRWNGVDPSCEKHYSWSPYTYCKNNPVLRVDPDGKDDYRINEAGKLFRTPIKGSTYDRLIYSRNKDISIVVNDKSLLPGMYATQKAHGNTGRGAYNSTANLDDAASVFKFAADYTGVEWKLDVYDDNGVKTAVVATDQMTHGVDNGAEAKEKLSIRGEKVIDIHSHQPGGTKGGAGNDFNLAKPNCKNAVYMRNNKIQTDRKGMLYEYTQKQSQVKSVPILDDNDLLRYIKPN, encoded by the coding sequence TTGGCGTGCATCTTTCTCGTCGCAGGAATGAATCTGTTTGCGCAGGAGTCTGCCTACGCTTATGCCGCAAACGGTAATCTGACAAAAGATTTAAATAAGAATGTTGTTGATATTCAATATAATTGTTTAAATTTACCGAGTCGTATAGAATTAGGGAACGGTAACAGCGTTTCTTATCTTTATGCTGCGAACGGCACGAAGCTCCGCACCACATATGTGATAGGAAACGATACGACCGTTACGGACTACTGTGGCAATTTGATCTATGAAAATGGTGTTGCTAAGACGTTGTTAGTGGAAGGTGGCTATGTCTCCTTGTCTGACCGGAAGTATCATTTCTATTTTCAGGACCATCAGGGGAATGTGCGTGTCGTTGCGGATGAAGATGGTAACGTAGAGGAAGTGAATGATTATTACCCATTCGGGGGATTGATGTCTACGAGTTCCCGACGGAGTGTCCAGCCGTATAAGTATAATGGGAAAGAACTGGAGACAGCGGGCGGGCTGAACTGGTATGACTACGGTGCCAGACGGTATGATCCTGTGCTGGGGAGGTGGAACGGAGTAGACCCGTCCTGTGAGAAACACTACAGTTGGAGTCCTTATACTTATTGTAAGAATAATCCGGTGTTGAGGGTGGATCCGGATGGGAAGGATGACTATAGAATAAATGAGGCTGGTAAACTTTTTAGAACTCCGATAAAGGGCTCCACTTATGATAGGTTGATTTATTCTAGAAATAAGGATATCTCAATTGTGGTAAATGACAAGAGTTTGCTTCCGGGAATGTATGCTACGCAAAAGGCTCATGGAAATACAGGAAGAGGGGCTTACAATTCAACAGCGAATCTTGATGATGCTGCATCTGTCTTTAAATTTGCCGCTGACTACACAGGAGTAGAATGGAAATTGGATGTGTATGATGATAATGGTGTAAAAACAGCTGTTGTTGCAACAGACCAAATGACACACGGCGTTGATAATGGTGCGGAAGCCAAAGAAAAACTTTCCATAAGGGGGGAAAAAGTAATAGACATCCATTCTCATCAGCCCGGAGGAACAAAAGGAGGAGCTGGTAATGATTTTAATTTAGCTAAGCCTAATTGTAAAAATGCCGTTTATATGAGAAATAATAAAATTCAGACAGATAGAAAAGGTATGTTATATGAATATACCCAAAAACAAAGCCAGGTGAAGTCTGTTCCGATTCTTGATGATAATGATTTGTTACGATATATAAAACCTAACTGA
- a CDS encoding Imm65 family immunity protein — MKRLVYIVIFILFWGCMSPSLPLEEVHQRVTKQIELLIDSGYLTMPYIEINEIVSNDSNVVYRIGCSDSPASLDAELPSRVMKYKERFLCFIELDEPEMSRTELFRQGVVADSAFRENLYLGDTCYWLLACRKYEEKQTLVRIDVPQIIGLSDFPYKTIFDYPELWPYFSGGKPYGKSSLMVLNSHDIIVSKPYIPELYSLDIDSLKQYIDRFSGEIFLRNLTDSSLTFSSDSTIKMHYAVVNGVDTLNLYLRDSLPIVVKAHGYKILKYESEHPHSFLQKLPEQNIWMSMYKLFSDSTFCFLSIDGMSQNSEIMHNDTQWGSYMKGSLSTGNRLFFNKNIDDKEARGLRFIGG, encoded by the coding sequence ATGAAGAGATTGGTATACATAGTCATATTTATTTTATTTTGGGGATGTATGTCCCCCTCTCTTCCGTTAGAGGAAGTCCATCAGCGTGTTACAAAACAGATAGAGTTATTGATAGATAGCGGTTATCTGACAATGCCCTATATAGAAATAAATGAAATTGTTTCAAATGATTCCAATGTTGTGTATCGAATTGGATGTTCTGACTCTCCTGCTTCTTTGGATGCGGAGCTACCCTCCCGGGTCATGAAATATAAAGAACGTTTTCTTTGTTTTATCGAACTGGATGAGCCGGAGATGTCACGGACGGAATTGTTTCGACAGGGAGTTGTTGCAGATTCGGCGTTTCGGGAGAACTTATACTTAGGGGATACTTGCTATTGGCTGCTTGCTTGTCGGAAATATGAAGAAAAACAGACTCTTGTAAGGATTGACGTTCCGCAGATAATTGGTCTTTCTGACTTTCCGTACAAGACTATCTTTGACTATCCGGAGTTGTGGCCTTATTTCTCAGGAGGAAAACCGTATGGGAAATCTTCATTAATGGTGTTGAATTCGCATGATATAATTGTTTCGAAACCGTATATCCCGGAGCTTTATAGCCTTGATATTGATAGTCTTAAACAGTATATTGATAGATTCAGTGGAGAAATCTTTTTGAGGAATCTGACCGATTCTTCCCTGACTTTTTCTAGTGATTCGACTATTAAAATGCATTATGCGGTTGTGAATGGAGTAGATACTTTGAACTTATATTTAAGGGATTCGTTGCCGATAGTCGTTAAAGCGCATGGATATAAGATTTTGAAGTATGAGAGTGAACACCCTCATTCATTTCTTCAGAAACTTCCGGAGCAGAACATCTGGATGTCGATGTATAAATTGTTCAGTGATTCTACTTTTTGTTTCTTAAGCATTGATGGAATGTCTCAGAACTCTGAGATAATGCATAATGATACCCAATGGGGAAGTTACATGAAAGGTTCATTGTCAACAGGGAATAGACTATTCTTTAATAAAAATATTGATGACAAGGAAGCTAGAGGACTGAGATTTATTGGCGGTTAA